From a single Aquarana catesbeiana isolate 2022-GZ linkage group LG09, ASM4218655v1, whole genome shotgun sequence genomic region:
- the LOC141107857 gene encoding uncharacterized protein — MKHSGLHVAHLVLLLLITGHHVEAQSFGSILSTIATIILGSTDSPTPDASSQPEWTLTTTPSFTESGTETTTYIDTSILPESTTNLISSSETPEESSKGTTTSFSIISSSLPTTNNIVSSASTSVSKPSGITSSSTNTSKEPASPTHLLTDSASSSISDAIAISMTTPSNNDVSSKLTSTNIELATSNSHATPVNAPKFTVGETTTSYSSSTQPTSSTLQPVSTNNATIYIDLSASTPTTTFFSHSSKNSALTKSEPAPNITETFPSTSAPTSSHDPRTQVASSSVDNIFTSTKPVTISTSEMASSTSSSATSSTLAPAFNEITSSSNQQLTTSIKQVFNAAEITQNTVQPTSATSQHVSHSTDPSSSVAASTVLSVSDSTANTEANNIANTVTASSLHPPSTSNDSGNSTTPSNTAVGSMLTTVIRETSNNEATTSSIAASTSIVPLSFTSSRSSPSTQNTSMMSSSIYMITQPISSISSALSTQTITSAPPIPTKSTMSSSLLTGTTINSMSTTSGNFTTNQTASTRILASPNNLASSPATPVNNFTISLTAVPVDISTSSSNGTNVQTASTNSPSTSSSDSTRSPSVTINNTASSATSSNSVPSNTNTTTPSTETSSTTASSTQHFSSTYAKLSTTSGNYTTNQTASTRILASPNNFASSPATPVNNFTISSTAAPVDMSTSSSNGTNVQTASTNSLSTSSSDSTRSPSVTINNTASSATSSNSVLSNTNTTTPSIETSSTTASSKQHFSSTYAELSTTFGNYTTNQTASTRILASPNNLASSPATPVNNFTISSTAAPVDMSTSSNNGTNVQTASTNSPSTSSSDSRRSPSVTINNTASSATSSNSVPSNTNTTPSTETSSTTASSTQSFSSTSAKLSTTSGNYTTNQTASTRILASPNNPASSPATPVNNFKISSTAAPVDMSTSSSNGTNVQTASTNSPSTSFSDSTRSPSVTINNTASSATSSDSVPSNTNTTPSTETYSTTAFSTQHFSRTYAKLSSVTENSSSTSNNAADVTVFSPANVLAPWKIIVISLAVALGTFLLVGTTLMVIYYLRKDTRYVVSGSSI, encoded by the exons ATGAAGCACTCTGGGTTACATGTTGCACATTTGGTGTTACTTTTACTTATAACTG GCCATCATGTTGAAGCCCAGTCATTTGGGTCTATCCTCAGCACTATAGCCACAATAATCTTGGGGTCAACTGATTCACCAACTCCCGATGCCAGCAGCCAGCCAGAATGGACCCTTACAACAACTCCTTCCTTTACTGAATCAGGCACAGAGACTACTACCTACATCGATACCAGTATCTTACCAGAATCAACCACTAATCTGATATCTTCTTCTGAGACACCAGAAGAGTCTAGCAAAGGCACAACAACATCATTCAGTATTATAAGCAGTTCTCTACCTACAACAAACAACATAGTATCATCGGCATCTACATCAGTATCAAAGCCAAGTGGCATTACTTCTTCCAGCACAAATACTAGTAAAGAACCTGCATCACCCACTCACCTGCTTACTGATAGCGCCTCTTCCAGCATATCAGATGCAATTGCCATAAGTATGACAACTCCTTCTAATAATGATGTCAGTAGCAAGCTAACTTCAACAAATATAGAACTAGCTACAAGTAACAGCCACGCAACACCAGTGAATGCACCAAAATTTACAGTGGGTGAAACAACAACTTCTTATAGCAGTAGTACACAACCAACATCAAGCACACTCCAGCCAGTATCAACCAATAATGCAACTATATACATTGATCTATCAGCTTCAACTCCCACGACAACTTTTTTTAGCCACTCTAGTAAAAATTCAGCACTAACCAAATCTGAACCAGCACCAAACATCACAGAAACATTTCCTAGTACTTCAGCACCTACTTCTAGCCATGACCCAAGAACTCAAGTAGCATCTAGTAGTGTGGACAATATCTTTACCAGTACCAAACCAGTTACCATTAGTACATCAGAAATGGCTTCAAGTACTTCAAGTTCAGCTACTTCCTCTACTTTGGCACCAGCATTTAATGAGATCACTAGTTCAAGCAACCAGCAATTGACAACTAGTATTAAACAAGTATTTAATGCTGCTGAAATTACACAGAACACTGTTCAACCTACATCAGCGACATCTCAGCATGTATCACATAGTACAGATCCATCATCCAGTGTTGCAGCATCAACAGTGTTAAGTGTTTCTGATTCCACTGCCAATACTGAAGCCAATAACATAGCTAATACAGTCACAGCCTCAAGTCTGCACCCACCAAGCACCAGTAATGATTCTGGTAACAGCACAACACCTTCCAACACAGCTGTAGGTAGCATGTTGACTACTGTCATTAGGGAAACAAGTAACAATGAAGCTACAACTAGTAGTATAGCAGCATCTACCAGTATTGTTCCACTAAGTTTTACATCATCAAGATCATCACCATCAACCCAAAATACAAGCATGATGTCTTCCAGCATTTATATGATCACCCAACCAATATCAAGTATTAGTAGTGCTTTATCTACCCAAACAATTACCAGTGCCCCACCCATACCTACAAAAAGCACTATGTCTAGTTCATTACTAACTGGAACAACTATTAACAGCATGTCAACCACTTCTGGTAATTTTACCACTAACCAGACAGCTTCAACCAGAATCTTAGCATCTCCAAATAACCTTGCCAGCAGTCCGGCAACACCTGTAAATAATTTTACAATATCATTAACAGCAGTACCTGTTGATATATCTACCTCAtccagtaatggtacaaatgtccAAACAGCATCAACCAACAGCCCATCAACATCTTCCAGCGATAGCACCAGAAGTCCATCAGTTACCATAAACAATACAGCCTCTTCAGCAACCTCAAGTAATTCAGTACCTTCAAACACTAATACAACAACACCTTCTACTGAAACATCTTCCACCACAGCCTCCAGTACACAACATTTTTCTAGCACTTATGCAAAATTGTCAACCACTTCTGGTAACTATACCACTAACCAGACAGCTTCAACCAGAATCTTAGCATCTCCAAATAACTTTGCCAGCAGTCCGGCAACACCTGTAAATAATTTTACAATATCATCAACAGCAGCACCTGTTGATATGTCTACCTCAtccagtaatggtacaaatgtccAAACAGCATCAACCAACAGCCTATCAACATCTTCTAGCGATAGTACCAGAAGTCCATCAGTTACCATAAACAATACAGCCTCTTCAGCAACCTCAAGTAATTCAGTACTTTCAAACACTAATACAACAACACCTTCTATTGAAACATCTTCCACGACAGCCTCCAGTAAACAACATTTTTCTAGCACTTATGCAGAATTGTCAACCACTTTTGGTAATTATACCACTAACCAGACAGCTTCAACCAGAATCTTAGCATCTCCAAATAACCTTGCCAGCAGTCCGGCAACACCTGTAAATAATTTTACAATATCATCAACAGCAGCACCTGTTGATATGTCTACCTCATCCAATAATGGTACAAATGTCCAAACAGCATCAACCAACAGCCCATCAACATCTTCCAGTGATAGCAGAAGAAGTCCATCAGTTACCATAAACAATACAGCCTCTTCAGCAACCTCAAGTAATTCAGTACCTTCAAACACTAATACAACACCTTCTACTGAAACATCTTCCACGACAGCCTCCAGTACACAAAGTTTTTCTAGCACTTCTGCAAAATTGTCAACCACTTCTGGTAACTATACCACTAACCAGACAGCTTCAACCAGAATCTTAGCATCTCCAAATAACCCTGCCAGCAGTCCGGCAACACctgtaaataattttaaaatatcATCAACAGCAGCACCTGTTGATATGTCTACCTCAtccagtaatggtacaaatgtccAAACAGCATCAACCAACAGCCCATCAACATCTTTCAGTGATAGCACCAGAAGTCCATCAGTTACCATAAATAATACAGCCTCTTCAGCAACCTCAAGTGATTCAGTACCTTCAAACACTAATACAACACCTTCTACTGAAACATATTCCACGACAGCCTTCAGTACACAACATTTTTCTAGAACTTATGCAAAATTGTCTTCTGTAACGGAGAACAGCTCATCTACAAGCAACAACGCGGCAG ATGTCACAGTCTTTTCCCCAGCCAATGTTTTGGCTCCATGGAAGATCATTGTCATTTCCTTGGCTGTTGCCTTGGGAACATTTCTTCTTGTTGGAACAACATTAATG GTTATATATTACCTAAGAAAAGATACTCGCTACGTTGTTTCTGGTTCCTCTATTTAA